The following nucleotide sequence is from Acidobacteriota bacterium.
TTGTGCTGCACGCGGCCCTCGATGCCCTCGGGCACCAGCTTCTCCATGCTCGGCTTGCCGGCGGGACTGGTGCCGCTTTCGAGCTCGAAGTCGTCCTGGAAGTAGCGATCGCGGCTGCCCTTGCGCATGGCGCCGATCGACCCCATGCCGCGGTACTCCTTGAACGTCCGGCCTTGATAGAGGATCAACTCGCCGGGGCTCTCGTCGGTGCCCGCGAACAGGTTGCCGGCCATCACGCAGCTGGCGCCCACGGCCAGGGCCTTCACCACGTCGCCCGACGTGCGGATGCCGCCGTCGGCAATCACCGGGATGTCATGCTTGGCCGCGGCCGCCGCGCACTCGGCGATCGACGAGATCATCGGCATCCCGATGCCGGCGACGATGCGGGTGGTGCAGATGGAGCCGGCGCCGATGCCGACCTTCACCGCGTTGACGCCGATCTTGATCAAGGCCTCGGTGGCCGCTGCGGTCGCCACGTTACCGGCGATCAGATCGAGATCGGGAAACGCCTTGCGGATCGCCTGCACAATGTCCATCACGCCCTGCGAGTGGCCGTGCGCGGTGTCGATCACCAGCACGTCCACGTGCGCGTTGACCAGCGCCGTGGCGCGCTCGAGCGTGTCGCGGGCAATGCCCACCGCGGCGCCGGTGCGCAGGCGGCCGAGCGAGTCCTTGCACGCATTGGGATACTTGATTGCCTTCTGGATGTCCTTGACGGTGATCAGGCCCTTCAGCATGAAGTCCTTGTCGACGACCAGGAGCTTCTCGACCTTGGCGTGATGCAGGATCTCACGGGCCTGGTCGAGCGTGGTGCCAACCGGCACGGTGATCAGCTTGTCCTTGGTCATCACCTCCGCCACCGTGCGCGAGAGGTTGGTCTCGAAGCGCAGGTCGCGGTTGGTGAGGATGCCGACCAGCCGTCCCTCGCGGCTGCCGCCCTCGGTGATGGGGACGCCCGAGATGCGGTACTTCTGCATCAGCTCGAGCGCCTCGCGAATCAGCGCCTCGGGCGCCACCGTGATCGGGTTGACGATCATGCCGCTCTCGGAGCGCTTCACGCGATCCACCTCGAGCGCCTGGTTCTCGATCGACAGGTTCTTGTGGATGATGCCCAGGCCGCCCTGCTGCGCCATGGCAATGGCCATCTCCGACTCGGTGACGGTGTCCATCGCCGCGCTCAGCAGCGGCACGTTCAGCTTGATGTTCTTCGTGAGGCGGGTGGTGACGTCGACCTGTGCCGGCAGCACGGTGGAGTGCCGCGGCACGAGGAGGATGTCGTCGAAAGTGAGGGCAGTGCGCAGTCCAGATTCGAGAGGGTTCATTAGGCTCCGTGACACTTCTTGAACTTCTTGCCGCTGCCACACCAGCAGGGATCGTTGCGGCCCACCTTGGGCTCGTCGCGCTTCACCGTCTTGATCGGCGCGTCG
It contains:
- the guaB gene encoding IMP dehydrogenase codes for the protein MNPLESGLRTALTFDDILLVPRHSTVLPAQVDVTTRLTKNIKLNVPLLSAAMDTVTESEMAIAMAQQGGLGIIHKNLSIENQALEVDRVKRSESGMIVNPITVAPEALIREALELMQKYRISGVPITEGGSREGRLVGILTNRDLRFETNLSRTVAEVMTKDKLITVPVGTTLDQAREILHHAKVEKLLVVDKDFMLKGLITVKDIQKAIKYPNACKDSLGRLRTGAAVGIARDTLERATALVNAHVDVLVIDTAHGHSQGVMDIVQAIRKAFPDLDLIAGNVATAAATEALIKIGVNAVKVGIGAGSICTTRIVAGIGMPMISSIAECAAAAAKHDIPVIADGGIRTSGDVVKALAVGASCVMAGNLFAGTDESPGELILYQGRTFKEYRGMGSIGAMRKGSRDRYFQDDFELESGTSPAGKPSMEKLVPEGIEGRVQHKGSMSMVVHQLMGGLRAGMGYCGAATIPDLQRDAEIIRITNAGFRESHVHDVTITKEAPNYRVE